Proteins from a single region of Candidatus Puniceispirillum marinum IMCC1322:
- a CDS encoding GatB/YqeY domain-containing protein, protein MRDRITDAMKQALKAKDQVALGTMRLIMAALKDRDIAARGNGNQDGISDDDILSMLQTMIKQRNESAKMYRDGDRIELAEAEEAEIKIIQSFLPAQLDDAAMNKAIKATIAETGASSVKDMGQVMASLKTNFAGQMDFSAVSQMVKSILMDK, encoded by the coding sequence ATGCGAGACAGAATTACAGATGCGATGAAACAGGCGTTAAAGGCCAAGGATCAAGTAGCACTTGGTACAATGCGCCTCATAATGGCTGCGTTGAAAGACCGTGACATTGCGGCGCGTGGTAATGGCAATCAGGATGGAATCAGCGACGATGACATTCTTTCGATGCTACAGACGATGATCAAGCAGCGGAATGAGTCAGCGAAAATGTATCGTGATGGTGACCGGATTGAGCTTGCCGAAGCCGAAGAAGCCGAAATCAAGATCATCCAGTCATTTTTGCCAGCCCAGCTTGATGATGCGGCCATGAATAAAGCGATCAAAGCCACGATCGCCGAAACTGGAGCTTCATCGGTCAAGGATATGGGGCAGGTGATGGCATCATTGAAAACCAACTTTGCCGGACAAATGGATTTTTCGGCAGTCAGCCAG